AGTATATTTGATTTATGCGAAATTATGTTACCAGTAGTTGAATAGAAAGGGAGCCTTCAACAAAAATGTTGAAAACTCCCTCTATTTGGCTATTTTTATTTTTTGTAAAAACTCATAGCTGAGTAGTTACATAATCTTTAAACTATTTTGTTTTATATTTTCCTTCTAATGTAGCACTATCTAAGATATGCCCTTTCATCTCTTTATATAACTCATTTAAATAGTATCCACTTTTTAATTTTACCTCTTTATCTAGAGCATATATAGTTATCTTGTATGTATGCTCTTTATCTGGAGGAGCTGGTCCACCAAAATGTGAAGCCTCTGCTTTACTTAATCCTCCCATTGAAGATACCCAGCTATTAACCCCTTGAATTATCTCCTTATTAGTTAAACTAGCATTCTCATCTAACTTTGTTAAATTTCCAGGAATAATAGTTGTCCAGTGTATCCATGAAAATCCAGTTACTGGTATAGCATCATAATCTTCCATTACTAATGCAAAACTTTTTGTTCCCTTAGGTACATCTTTCCACTCTAGTGGTAATGAAAGTGATGGCATTCCTTTTATATTTTCTGTTCCATATTGTCCATATTTTTCTTTTATATACCCGTTTTCTATTCCAGAACTTTTAAGCTCAAATCCAAAAGCTGATACACCTAAAATAAATAATCCTGCTAATAAGCTCTTTTTCATAAACTTATACCTCCTATATTTTTTTTATAGGATAACATATTATTTTTACTTTGTTAATAACTTACTATTTTGTAAGTATCCTATCCCCAGTTCTTGAAATTTTGCTAAAACTGGAATCAGACTCCAGCCAAACTCAGTTAATTTATACTCTGTATGCTTAGGATAAACATCATACTCTATCTTTTCAAGTACTCCATACTCCAATAGCTCATTTATATGTTGAATTAACATTTTTTCATTACAGTTAAGTATATCTTTTTTTAAATCAGTTAATCTCTGGTTTCCAAGTCTGCTTCTCCATACTATCATAGGTGCCCATTTACCTCTTAATATATGAAAAATTGCCTCTAATGGACAAGTTATCTCTCTCACAAATTCCTCCTTATAAAATGAGGAAGCAATATTTTTAGTGCTTCCTCATTAACGTAATACTAATAATTTGTAGGCCATCATAAGTGTAATAATCAATAACATCTCTAATGAATAATTTTCCACTTTTATCCCCCTGTATAATTTTTTATTTTCTTTTAAACTTTTTTTCAATTTTTTAAGTCAAAAGAATATAAGGATAATTGTATTATATCATAATTACCCATATATTTAAATAGTTTTTTTAATTCTTAGGTGATACTGTGAAACTTAATTTGTTTATCTTGCTAATATTAGCAAGCTCTATAACATTTTCAGCCTCAAAAAGTGCTTATGATTATGAGGTTGTTGAAAAAAAAGGTGTTTTATACCTAAAAAAAGATAATTCTCCTTTTACAGGGAAAGTTATTTTAAAAAAAGATCGTAATTTTTATGTTAATGGAAAACCTCAGGGAAAATGGCTTACTTTTTACTCTAATGGTAATTTAAAGTCTATTGAAAATTGGAAAAATGGAAAGCTTTTTGGAAAATATGTTCTTTACCAAGAGAATGGAATAAAAATTTTTGAAACTACCTACCTTAATGGAAAAGATAATGGAGACTATTTTCTTTACCATGAAAATGGACAATTACAAGTACAGGGAAGATTTAAAAATGGTATTCCAAAAGGAACTTGGAAATATTATAACCAAAAGGGAAAATTAGTTGGTAAAGCTATCTATCCTGAAGATTAGTTATACTATATTTTGAGGAAAATTTACAACTTTTATAAGGAGGCCTTCATATGAAGCTCATATTAAAAAAAATACTAAATACTTCTGTTCTTGCTTCACCAAAAAAAGCATTTCAGTTGTGTAAAATAATTGCAAAAAGAGTAAAGTTAGGTAAAAGTATTAATATTGATTTTTTAGGAATTCAAGCTACAACACTTTCATTCCTTTACATAGTTTTTAGTAACGTTGCCAAAGAGTGTAACAAAAGTGCTAAGGAATTAAAAGCTCTTATCTCTATTTCAAATGCTTCTTATAATCTGATTGAAGAGATGAAATATTTGAGAGATAATTATAAAAAACTTAGCTTACAATTCTCAGCTATTGAGTATGATTACTCCTAATTTTAGCCCTCAAACTCTAATTAATATAAAAAAGTAGAGAGGATAGATTACAATTAATTTGTAACTTCCTCTCTGCTTTTTTATAACTCTATTCCTTTTTTTAATAACTCCTCTTTTAATTTATTCTTTTCTCTCAAATGAATTATTTTTATTCCCATTTTTTGAGCTGCCTCTACATTAGCTTGAGTATCATCTATAAACAGAGTCTCTTCTGGTATTAAGTTATATTTCTTTAAAATACTCTCATATATCTCTTTTTCCGGTTTTAATAACTTAACCTCGTATGATATAACCCCACCTTTAAAATAATTACTAAAATTGCATTTTTTTGCTATCTCTAAAAAAGATTCTCTATGAAAATTTGAAAGAATATACAAGTTATATTTTTTCTTTAACTCTTCTAAAAGATTTAAATTTGTTTCTAATGGAAAAAGTACATCTTGAATATTATTCTTCAATAATCTTCTAAGGCTCTCTATCTCATCTGGCAATTTTTGTGAAAATATCTCAAAAGCTTCATCATACTCAAGAGTTCCCCTATCTAAAGCTAACCACTCTTTACTCTTAAAAACTACCTCATAAAATTTTTCACGATTTTTCTCTTTCACATATTTCTCTATAAAGCTCTCTGGCTCATATGAGATTAGCACATTTCCTAAATCAAAAATAATATTTTTTATCATTTCTCTATCTCCTCCATATTTTAATAGCAAAAAAGCTGTCACAATTTTTGTAACAGCCTTTTTAATTATTATTTTCCTAACTCTGGCATAGTTTGAGCTAAAATATCATCTATATTTTTTACTAACTCAGCTTGAGCTTCTAAGAAAGCATCTACATCTCCAGATATCTCTATAGTTTCCATTATATCTCCTTGAGCTATGCTATCAACTACTTTTTGATCCTCTTCAGATATAACTTCTCCAAATATAGTATGCTTATAGTTTAACCACTCTGTTGGTACATGAGTTATAAAGAATTGTGATCCATTTGTATTTGGTCCTGCATTAGCCATAGCTAATAGTCCTTTTCTATCAAATACTACCTCTTTTTTAAATTCATCACCAAATTGGTATCCAGGTCCACCAGCACCTGTTCCTGTAGGGTCTCCCCCTTGAATCATAAAGTCTGATATTACTCTATGAAATTTTAATCCATTGTAATATCCTCTTTTTGCTAAGTGTACAAAGTTAGTAACTGTCATTGGTGCTACTTCTGGAAATAATTTTAAATTTATATCCCCCTTAGCAGTTTTTATTTTAGCGTTTAATACTATATTTTCCACCTGTTTTCCCTCCTTAATATCTAACGGTTTACCTGCTCTTTTATGAGCTTGGTAATAAAATCCTCCAGCTATAATAAGCAAAAGAATAACTATTTTTAAAATTTTCATAGTTCCTCCATATTTTAGCATATTTTTTTATTTTTTCATAGCTTGATTATAGGTATTTAACATCTCATCCTTAGATATAGTTCCATATATCTCATAAGCCCACTCAGAATCTAATTTCTTTTTTAATTCATCAATATTTTTTTGAACTCTTAAAACTTTTTCTTCTAGAGCTCTATACTCCTCCCTCACAGGTTGAAGTTTATATATACACTCTATCTGCTCCTCTTCTTGAATAGCATTTTTTAAATCCATAGCTAATTTATCCTCTTTATCTAGAACCTTATTTACTTTATCTAAGAGATTATACTTTGTATTTTCCATCTGCTTTTTTTCATATTCGAAAAGTTTTTTTACAACTTCTGCTCCTGATTCACCTTTAATTTCTTCTCTTATCTTTATTTGAGAGTTAATAAAATCTTCAGTAAATCCATTTTCTTTCATAATATCATAGATATATTTTTTTATATTTTCAAATTTTTCTTTATCTATCTCTTCATCTTCAGCTAGTTCTATCTTCAGTCCTTTATAGAGTTTTTCATATTTAGGTACTACTTCATTTTGTAGTATCTCTAAAGCTGAAATCTCATCATTTCTTTTTAACTCTTCCATTCTTTTATTTATTTTTACAAAAACTTGAAGTATTACTTCTTTAGAAAATTTTAAAATCTCATTACACTCTTTTCTTTCCATTTCTCTCTCCATAATATTGATAGAAGTGGCACTCAATTCCACCATTATATAATTTTCTATTTTTTGTAGCTTTCTTTCCAAAAGCTTTCTCAAAGCCTTTATGAGAGGTGATTACATAATACGACCATTTTGGTATTCTCATTCTACATATATCCCCTAATAAGCCATACAATCTCTCTACTGCCTCCTCATCAAGAAGTCTATCTCCATATGGTGGGTTAGTTATTAAAGCTCCATACTCCTCATTTCTCTCCATATCTAAAAAGTTTTGACACTCTAAATGGATATCATCTTCTACTCCAGCTTTAACTATATTCTTTCTAGCTATCTCTATAGTATCAGCATCTATATCTGAACCATATATTTTTACCTCTTTTTCATAATTTTCCATTGAAAAAGCTTCATCTCTCACATCTACCCAATCATTCTCTGGAATCAATTTCCAGTCTTCAGAGGCAAAATTTCTATTTGCTCCAGGAGCTATATTTCTAGCTATCATAGCAGCCTCTATTAAAAGAGTTCCTGTTCCACACATAGGGTCTACTAGTGGTAATTCTCCCCCATTCCATCTAGAAAGTAGTACAAGAGCTGCCGCCATAGTCTCTTTTATAGGAGCTTCATTTTTTATAGCTCTATATCCTCTCTTATGAAGAGGTTCACCACTTGTGTCAATCATTACTAGAAAAATATCATTGTGAGCTTGAATTTTTATAGCAAATTTTGCTCCATCTTCATAAAAATAGCTCTTTCCATATTTCTCTTTCATTTTCTCAACTATTGCTTTTTTTGTAATTTTTTGTATATCTGATTTAGAGAATAACTTAGATTTTACAGAACTTACCCAGCTTACTGGAAACTCCCCATTTTCCTCTATAATATCTCCCCATGGAAGCCTTTTTATATTGTTAAATAGTTCATCAAAGGTAAGTGCTTTAAACTCTCCCATCTTAATAAAAACTCTATCTGCACATCTAAGGTGTATGTTAGCTTTAGCTATATCTCTCAATGTTCCATCGAACTCTACTCTTCCATTGAAAGCTTTTACATTCTCAAAATCTAAAGCTATACATTCATCTCTCACTATACTCTCTACTCCCATAGTAGTAGATGCTATTAAAGTTACCTTATTTATCATCAGTTATTAACTCCTCTTTTTTATTTAAAATTTTTGTACAAATTAATTTTATCATTCCAAATACTGGTACTCCAAAAAACATTCCCACTGGTCCAAATAGGCTACCTCCTATAAGTATAGAAACAACTACCCAAAAAATTCTCATTCCTACTGTTTCACTTACAATTTTTGGACCTATTACCCATCCATCAACAGCTTGAGCTACTAAAATAGCTATTCCTAAAAATATCAATTTAAAAGGTTCTGCTAATCCAACTAATAGAATAGCAATACTTCCAGCTACAATAGATCCAACATATGGAATCATATTTCCCATTCCTATCATCATTCCACTTAAAAGAGCGTATGGAGTACCTGTTACAAACATTACTAAAAATGTTATTATCCCTACTGCAATCGATACTATAATTCTTCCCCATACAAATTTTAATAAAATCTCTCTTGATTCTCCTAAGAATCCCATTATTCCTTTAGCTTTTTCCTTAGTAAAAATTAGTGACAGAATATTACTAATAAATTTTATAAAATACTCCTTATCTATAAGTATTAAAAAAGCTAAGAAAAATCCTATAACAAATTTAGTTAGAGCTATTCCCCACCACATAATATTCCATAAAACTGATATTCCAAAATTTTGAAAATATCTCATATTTTCCTTTATAAAATTTGTAATACTTGTTTTTATCTCAGTATCACCTAATAATAGTAGCCCTTTTGATTTTAAAAACTCTATCAGTTCACTTGTATATTTCTCTAATTGTACCTGCATTACTGGAAGTTTTCCATATAGATCTTTAATACTCTCTATAACTTGTGGAGCTATAATAGCTATAAAAATTCCTATTAAACTAAATACTAAAAGTATTGTCACTATCACAGCAACAACTCTTTTCATTTTAAATTTTTTTTCGATTATACTCACTATTGGCTCTAAGAATATAGTTATAAAGAAAGCATGAATTACTGGCACTAGATATCCTATATATTTGCTATATAATTCATGAAACGTGTCATATTGCTGTAAAAAACTCTGGATAACTATTAAAATTACTCCAATACTTATTATTTTTATTCCTTTTGCTTTTATCATAATTTACCCTACCTTATAATATAGTCTAATTCTTCATCACTATTTGTTTTCTGCCCTACAATTTTTATTAAAAGTCTATCAGGAATTCCTATTATAACCTCACCCGGTGAACTTATCCACCCTCTTTTTACATTTATCTTTCTTGGTGAGTTTGAACTAGTTACCCTTACCATATTATCTTTTAATTTAACATTAACTCCACCTAATACTGTATCTACAAATATATCTTTTTCCTCTTTCTGTAATGGGTACACATATTTTAAATTTCCATCTACATAAATCTCTACTTTTGAAGGTTTTTCATCACCAAGCTCCATAACTTTAATTCCTAAAAAGTAAAAAAATAGTATAAAAAATAGATATATTATTAAGTCCCCTATTCTAAAATACTTTCTTTTTTTCATAGGCTAGTTTAAAGATATTCCTATCTTCTCTCCCATATATACCTTTGTTTCTATTCCTTTTTTAGTATTTTCTAATAGATCCTCATCTATCTTTACTTTTCCCCTTTCAAAAACAAGAACACATGTTGAGCCTCCAAAGTAAAAATATCCCTTCTCTTCACCTTTCTTTACATAACTATTCGATTTATAACTTTGTTTTATTCCACCTACCATAGTAGCTCCTACTTCAAACATAGCTATATCTCCAAATTTTTCTGTTTTTAAAATTGAATACTCTCTTTTGTTTTCACATAAAATTCTAAAATTTTTCTTTATAGCATAAGTTGATACAGAATAGTATACTCCATCTATTAATTTACTCTCACTTATTTCACCATCTGCTGGAAAGTGAAATCTATGATAATCTATAGGAGCAAGTCTTATTATCATAAAGACTCCATTTTTATACTTATTTGCTAACTTTTTATCCGCAAAAAATTCTTCAAGAGTAAATTTATCCCCTTTTATATAAAACTCTTTTTCCCTATCTAAATTTTCAAAGGCTAAAATTTTTCCATCTGCTGGTGAAGCCAAAACATTTTCTCTATAATCTACAGTTCTAGCCCCTTCTTTTAACTCTCTATAGAAAAAATCATTAAAAGATTTAAACTCTTCAACTCTTTTTTTAGCTTCTGCTATATTGATATCAGCTTGCTCTATAAAGCTAGGTATTTTTTTTACTGATTCTGGTTTATCCATTTTTTTTCCATAATATTCAGTTAAAAACTTCTTTTTTACCACCAAATTTAGTGGTAACTCTCCTAGAGGATTATAATACAAAAATTTAAGATACTTCTCTCCGGGAACTTTTTCTACTTTTATCTCTCCTGTTTTTCTCTCTATATACTCTATTTTTTTGAACTCCATTATTCCACCTTTCTTTTATTTTTTTTGAGATTTTTCTATTTTTAGTGTATAATATCTATAGCTACAACTTAATCATTAAGGAGGACAATATGAAAAAAATCGCTCTTATAGCGCATGACAACATGAAAAATGATCTTGTTGAATTTAGCAAAAAACATGCTGATTTTTTCAAAAAATATCCATTAGTTGCTACAGGTACTACTGGAAAAAGGATTGCTGAGGCAACTGGATTAGAAATTCACAGATACCAATCTGGTCCAATTGGTGGGGATCAACAAATCGGAGCAGATATCGCTATGAATGAGATTGAAGCAGTATTTTTCTTTAGAGATCCACTTACTGCCCAACCTCATGAACCAGATATATCAGCTCTTATCAGACTTGCTGATGTTCATAAAATTCCTATTGCAACTAATCAATCTACTGCTGAATTATTGGTTTCAGCTTTAAAATTGAAGTAATTTATATAAGAGTAACAGTTCTGTTACTCTTATTTTTCTATTTCAGCTTTTATTCCTTTTATTAAATTATACTTTAATTCTATTAAGTCAGATGATAGATCTACCTTATAATTATGTGGATTTTCTAGTCTTTTTCTTTCAACAGATACCTTCTCAAGACTATCTAAATAATATCTTTGTGATGACATTATATCAAATAATTTTTCGTACTCTGTCATTACAATCTCTCCATTTATAACATAATCTCTTGTCAATTTCTTTACAGTATACTCGCCCTTTTTTAAGGTACTTGATTTAAACTCGTATTTTTCATCTCTTATAGTGAGAGTTTCTCCTTTTATTAATAGCTCTTTATCCATATCGTTATTTACAAGAGTTATTAAATCAGCATAAGCAAGCTCATTTTTATCATAAATTCTATATACTTCTTTAAATCCCGGATTAGATATTTTTACGATATCTTCTGAAAGTTTGATTACTGGATTTTCATCTATTTGAACAATTTTATAAACCCCTCCAAAACAAGGATTAGATTTACTTACAGCTATCTCATCTCCCACTCCATAAAGATCTGCACATGCCCCCTGCTCTCTTAAAGAACGAATAAGCTCCTCATTTAAAGAGTTAGTTAAAACAATTTTAGCTTTTTTTAAACCTGCCTCATCTAATAGTACTCTACATTTCTTCGATAGATATGCTAAGTCTCCAGAATCTATTCTCACTCCATACATTCCCTCATAGGAATCATCTATTCCACAATTTTTAAATGCTTCTATAGCATTTTTTATCCCCATTCCTAATGTATTGTATGTATCTATTAATAAAATAAGACTATTTTTTCCACGATTTTTTCTATGTTTTATAAAAGTTTCAAAAGCTGTTCTTTCTGCATTACTTCCTACTCCAAAAGTTTGTACATATGAATGTGCCATAGTTCCTACACTAGGTATACCATATTTATATTCAGTCATAAGATTAGAGTGATTTACACATCCACCTATTACTGCTGCTTTATTTCCAGCTACAGCACTATCAAATCCATGAGCTCTTCTACTTCCAAAAGATGATACAGCTATTGGATAAGCAGCTCTTGTAACTCTTGATGCTTTTGTTGCTATTGCCATTTGCATATTAATTATATTCAATATTGGTGTCTCTAATATTTTAGCTTGAATTAATGGAGCTTTTACAGTAAGAACTGGCTCATTTGGATATGCTATCTCTCCATCTCTCATAGCTAATATATCTCCAGTAAACTTTAATTTTGAAAGATATTCAACTAGATGTTCTTCCTCTAAGATTTCAGAAAAATACATTCTTTTCTCTTCTTCAGATGTACTATTTAAAATTTCAATTAAATTAATTACCTCTTGTACTCCTGCTACAACAGCAAAACCTCCATCTTGCGTCTTTCTAAAATATACATCAAATACTGCTATTCTCTCTTGCATATTTTCCATTAAAAAGATGTCGCTCTCTGTGTACTGATATCTATCTGAATTAATAACTCTAGCAAAATCTGTTAGTACTCTTGATTTATTCATTTCTTCCACTCCTCATACCTCATATTGATATATCCATATAATTATAGCATTATTTTTCTTTTTTTACTACAAAACATCTTCTTTTTTCAAAAAAATAATGTTATCATATTCTAAGTAAAAATATTTTTAGAGGTGAAATTATGAGAGCAGTTGTACAAAGAGTTAAATATTCAAGTGTTACAGTAAATGGAGAAATCGTTGGAAAAATAGATAAAGGACTTTTAGTTCTACTAGGAGTAACTCATACAGATAGTGAAAAAGAGATTAATTGGCTAGCTAAAAAAATAAAGGATCTAAGAATTTTTGAAGATCAAGATGGAAAAATGAATCTTGGACTAGAAGAGATTAATGGGGAACTTCTTATTATATCTCAGTTCACTCTATATGGTGATTGTATCAAAGGACGTCGTCCCGGATTTGTTGATGCTGCTAAACCAGATTTAGCTAAACCATTATATGAGAAGTTTTTAGAAAAATGTAGAAGTTTTGGAATAAAAACAGAAGCTGGAATATTTGGAGCAGATATGAAAGTTGAGCTTTTAAATGATGGTCCAGTAACTCTTATCATTGATACTAAAGATGTAGCTAATTTAAAATAAAAATTTAGTAACTGCTTAGCCACTTTTTTAATGGCTAAACAGTTACTTCCTACCTACCAAATGTAATTAGCTGCCTCTGTAAATCCAGATGAAGTTGAGAAATATTTAGCATCTATTGGCTTTCCATCTCTCAATAAAACTTTTCCTGAAGTTGCTTCTATAGCTTTTATAGAACTCTTGTTCTCCTTGGCATTATTATATACCTGACTTTCAGTTGTATCTTTTACATGAAATCCATCTTTTTTATATTTATTTTTTAAATAATCACTTAGTGCATAAGTTCTAGCTGCTACAGCCTGTGCTTTTAGTGCTTCTATACCAAAACTCTCTGGCATCTCACTAGGAACAACTTGTTTTAAGTAATCCTCTATCTTTACCTTGTTTATAACTCTTATTTTTTTTGAATTAGTCGTTGATGGCTTAATAATCATATCTCCTCTGTATCTAGGTGTAGTTGTATGTCCCTTTTTAAGCCCTTCTAAAGTTATATAATACCCATGAGCTGTTATTTCCAAAGGATTTACTGTTTTTACTCTGTGTTTTCCATCGACACTTACCCAAAGTCTATCTCCATTATTTACTATTACAATTTTTTGTTTAGCTGGTACATCTATTTTAAATCCAGCTCCATCTATTCTTATTTTATTATTACTATAAAGTGTAATTTTACTATGATCTAAAGAGTTATTGGTAGTTATTCCTACATTTATTGTTTTTTCGACACCTTTAATAGAATACATATCCTTTAATTGAGAGTTGGGATAGTGTCTTGATAGTATCTCCTTATATGTATATCCATGGTTCTTAGATAGATCAAAAGCTGTATACTGTCCCATCCCTACTCCATGTCCATATCCTCCACCATAGATATTTGCTCTTCCACCTGTATATTCAATTGCAAAATATCCTGATGGTAAAAGAGAAATATTTCTACTCACTGGAGCATCCTGATACTTTCTATTTCCCCCTCTAGCTCCATACATTACTATATCGCCACTACTCTTTGTTGTAGTCTTTGTAAGAGAGAATAGCTTTCTAATATTTAATTCTTTTGCTACTAAATATTTGTTACTGCTTGTTGTTACAAGTAGATAAGTTACTACTCCTGATTTTCCTCTTCCTGCTACCTCTACATTTACTATCTTTCCAACACTACTCTCTGTTATCTTCAAAGATTTCCACTGTCCATTAGATAAAGTCAAAACTTCAGCTGGTCTTCCTCTATAAACTGATGGTAAATTATTTTTTATAGCATTAAAAAACTCATCTTTATCTAATCCTATTTTCCATCTCCAATATGGAGAGTTATCTCCATATCCTCTTACATCTAAATCCTTATAGAACTTTAAAGCTTTTTTCTCCTCTACTCCCTCAAAAAAATCATATCCATGTTTTTTTAAAGTATCATTTCTAGCTATAAGATAATCTACACTCTTTCCTTTAAAACTATTTGGAATTGGTAAACCTCTTTTCTTAAAAAAGCTACTATCTAACGTATAATCTCCACTCTCTACTCTACTCTTCTCAACCTTATAAGGTACTCCACCTACCTCACGATAAGTTTCAGTAGAACTACAACCTGCCAAAGCTATCCCAATAACTATTGTAGCTGATAATTGTTTTAAAATTTTCATATATCTTCCTTTCAAATTAATCTAAAATTATTCCATTATTCGTTATATACTCTCTTACTTTCTCAAGCTCCTCTTGAGTATCAACCCCTATTATCTTATAAGGTGTTTCTATGACCTTTATTCTATATCCATTTTCTAAAGCTCTTAGCTGTTCTAATGACTCTGATAACTCCAATGGTGTAGGTTCCATTTTAGCATACTCTATTACAAACTCTCTTTTATAACCATATATTCCTACATGTTTATAATAATTTTGTATATCCAATTTTCTTGGATATGGAATTATACTTCTTGAGAAATATATTGCATATCCTCTTTTATCAGTAATTACTTTAACATAATTTGGATTTTCAATCTCCTCCATACTATCTATCTTATACTTTAAAGTACTCATAGCTATAGTTTCATCTTTAAAAGAATCTATTAAAGAGTTTATCATTTCTGGCTCTATAAGTGGTTCATCCCCTTGAACATTTATTATTACATCATAATCTCCATATTTTTCACAAACTTCTGCTATTCTACTAGTTCCATTCTCATGCTCTTTACTAGTAAGTACAACCTTTCCTCCAAATCTTTCTACCTCTTCATAAATTCTCATATCATCTGTTGCTACTACTACCTCATCTAATTTAGAAAGTTTTGCTCTCTTATATACCCACTCTATCATAGTGTGTCCACAAATATCCTTTAGTGGTTTTCCCTCTAATCTTGTTGATGCATATCTTGATGGTATTACTCCTAAAAATTTCATTTTACATCCTCCTTAAAATCAAGTACAATATATGGTATAATTATACCAAATATCTTTTAATATTAAAATAGAAAGGAAAAAAATATGAAAATTTATTTTGTTAGACATGGTGAAACAGTTTGGAATACTTTAAGAATTTTTCAAGGCTCTTCTAATTCTCCACTTACTGAAACAGGAAGAGAGCAAGCTAAAAGATTAGGAGAAAAGCTAAAAGATACTAAATTTACTAAATTCTATTCCTCTCCTCTTGGTAGAACTATTGAAACATCTGAGTTGATAATTGGGGATAGAGATATAAATATTGAGTATATAGAGGAGTTTAAAGAGATTTCAG
This is a stretch of genomic DNA from Candidatus Fusobacterium pullicola. It encodes these proteins:
- a CDS encoding YbhB/YbcL family Raf kinase inhibitor-like protein; its protein translation is MKKSLLAGLFILGVSAFGFELKSSGIENGYIKEKYGQYGTENIKGMPSLSLPLEWKDVPKGTKSFALVMEDYDAIPVTGFSWIHWTTIIPGNLTKLDENASLTNKEIIQGVNSWVSSMGGLSKAEASHFGGPAPPDKEHTYKITIYALDKEVKLKSGYYLNELYKEMKGHILDSATLEGKYKTK
- a CDS encoding helix-turn-helix transcriptional regulator, with product MREITCPLEAIFHILRGKWAPMIVWRSRLGNQRLTDLKKDILNCNEKMLIQHINELLEYGVLEKIEYDVYPKHTEYKLTEFGWSLIPVLAKFQELGIGYLQNSKLLTK
- a CDS encoding toxin-antitoxin system YwqK family antitoxin, with product MKLNLFILLILASSITFSASKSAYDYEVVEKKGVLYLKKDNSPFTGKVILKKDRNFYVNGKPQGKWLTFYSNGNLKSIENWKNGKLFGKYVLYQENGIKIFETTYLNGKDNGDYFLYHENGQLQVQGRFKNGIPKGTWKYYNQKGKLVGKAIYPED
- a CDS encoding DUF4325 domain-containing protein, with the protein product MKLILKKILNTSVLASPKKAFQLCKIIAKRVKLGKSINIDFLGIQATTLSFLYIVFSNVAKECNKSAKELKALISISNASYNLIEEMKYLRDNYKKLSLQFSAIEYDYS
- a CDS encoding HAD family phosphatase, which produces MIKNIIFDLGNVLISYEPESFIEKYVKEKNREKFYEVVFKSKEWLALDRGTLEYDEAFEIFSQKLPDEIESLRRLLKNNIQDVLFPLETNLNLLEELKKKYNLYILSNFHRESFLEIAKKCNFSNYFKGGVISYEVKLLKPEKEIYESILKKYNLIPEETLFIDDTQANVEAAQKMGIKIIHLREKNKLKEELLKKGIEL
- a CDS encoding peptidylprolyl isomerase, with amino-acid sequence MVLNAKIKTAKGDINLKLFPEVAPMTVTNFVHLAKRGYYNGLKFHRVISDFMIQGGDPTGTGAGGPGYQFGDEFKKEVVFDRKGLLAMANAGPNTNGSQFFITHVPTEWLNYKHTIFGEVISEEDQKVVDSIAQGDIMETIEISGDVDAFLEAQAELVKNIDDILAQTMPELGK
- a CDS encoding class I SAM-dependent RNA methyltransferase — encoded protein: MINKVTLIASTTMGVESIVRDECIALDFENVKAFNGRVEFDGTLRDIAKANIHLRCADRVFIKMGEFKALTFDELFNNIKRLPWGDIIEENGEFPVSWVSSVKSKLFSKSDIQKITKKAIVEKMKEKYGKSYFYEDGAKFAIKIQAHNDIFLVMIDTSGEPLHKRGYRAIKNEAPIKETMAAALVLLSRWNGGELPLVDPMCGTGTLLIEAAMIARNIAPGANRNFASEDWKLIPENDWVDVRDEAFSMENYEKEVKIYGSDIDADTIEIARKNIVKAGVEDDIHLECQNFLDMERNEEYGALITNPPYGDRLLDEEAVERLYGLLGDICRMRIPKWSYYVITSHKGFEKAFGKKATKNRKLYNGGIECHFYQYYGERNGKKRV
- a CDS encoding AI-2E family transporter — translated: MIKAKGIKIISIGVILIVIQSFLQQYDTFHELYSKYIGYLVPVIHAFFITIFLEPIVSIIEKKFKMKRVVAVIVTILLVFSLIGIFIAIIAPQVIESIKDLYGKLPVMQVQLEKYTSELIEFLKSKGLLLLGDTEIKTSITNFIKENMRYFQNFGISVLWNIMWWGIALTKFVIGFFLAFLILIDKEYFIKFISNILSLIFTKEKAKGIMGFLGESREILLKFVWGRIIVSIAVGIITFLVMFVTGTPYALLSGMMIGMGNMIPYVGSIVAGSIAILLVGLAEPFKLIFLGIAILVAQAVDGWVIGPKIVSETVGMRIFWVVVSILIGGSLFGPVGMFFGVPVFGMIKLICTKILNKKEELITDDK
- a CDS encoding NusG domain II-containing protein — its product is MKKRKYFRIGDLIIYLFFILFFYFLGIKVMELGDEKPSKVEIYVDGNLKYVYPLQKEEKDIFVDTVLGGVNVKLKDNMVRVTSSNSPRKINVKRGWISSPGEVIIGIPDRLLIKIVGQKTNSDEELDYIIR
- a CDS encoding phosphatidylserine decarboxylase; translated protein: MEFKKIEYIERKTGEIKVEKVPGEKYLKFLYYNPLGELPLNLVVKKKFLTEYYGKKMDKPESVKKIPSFIEQADINIAEAKKRVEEFKSFNDFFYRELKEGARTVDYRENVLASPADGKILAFENLDREKEFYIKGDKFTLEEFFADKKLANKYKNGVFMIIRLAPIDYHRFHFPADGEISESKLIDGVYYSVSTYAIKKNFRILCENKREYSILKTEKFGDIAMFEVGATMVGGIKQSYKSNSYVKKGEEKGYFYFGGSTCVLVFERGKVKIDEDLLENTKKGIETKVYMGEKIGISLN
- the mgsA gene encoding methylglyoxal synthase, which codes for MKKIALIAHDNMKNDLVEFSKKHADFFKKYPLVATGTTGKRIAEATGLEIHRYQSGPIGGDQQIGADIAMNEIEAVFFFRDPLTAQPHEPDISALIRLADVHKIPIATNQSTAELLVSALKLK